In one window of Mesorhizobium sp. B2-1-1 DNA:
- a CDS encoding ABC transporter permease: MATAEEVAKAAERRDVRARWLLSAPALLVILLAATGPLLIVLVYSFLTPGAYGDVKWQFSPEAWVSVFMERDIFDDTLSLAAAHVTIFLRSIKLAVVTTLATLALGFPTAYFMATRSEKTRDLWLFLITIPFWTNLLIRTFAVLQIIRNEGIVNTILLKLGIVSAPVQILYTDTAILIGMAYVYLPLMVLPIYASMEKLDFRLVEAGYDLYATRFKVLRKIIFPLVKPGVIAGSILVFIPALGAYVTPSVLGGGKNMMLSNLIELQFGQGRNWPLGSALSITVMIIVMVALLAYVRNAGKSGVRHG, encoded by the coding sequence ATGGCCACCGCCGAAGAAGTCGCCAAGGCAGCGGAGCGGCGCGACGTCCGCGCCCGCTGGTTGCTGTCAGCGCCGGCGCTGCTGGTCATTCTGCTCGCCGCGACCGGCCCGTTGCTAATCGTGCTCGTCTATTCGTTCCTGACGCCCGGCGCCTATGGCGACGTGAAGTGGCAATTTTCGCCGGAAGCCTGGGTGTCGGTGTTCATGGAACGCGACATTTTCGACGACACGCTGTCGCTGGCGGCCGCCCACGTCACCATCTTCCTGCGCTCGATCAAGCTCGCGGTGGTGACGACGCTGGCGACTTTGGCGCTCGGCTTCCCGACCGCCTATTTCATGGCGACGCGCAGTGAAAAGACCAGGGATCTCTGGCTGTTCCTGATCACCATCCCGTTCTGGACCAACCTTCTGATCCGCACTTTCGCTGTTCTGCAGATCATCCGCAACGAAGGCATCGTCAATACCATCCTTCTGAAGCTCGGCATCGTCTCGGCGCCGGTGCAGATCCTCTACACCGACACGGCGATCCTGATCGGCATGGCCTATGTCTACCTGCCGCTGATGGTGCTGCCGATCTATGCCAGCATGGAAAAACTCGATTTCCGGCTGGTCGAGGCCGGCTACGATCTCTACGCGACACGCTTCAAGGTGCTGCGCAAGATCATTTTCCCGCTGGTCAAACCCGGCGTCATCGCCGGCTCCATCCTGGTCTTCATTCCGGCCCTCGGCGCCTATGTGACGCCGAGCGTGCTTGGCGGCGGCAAGAACATGATGCTGTCCAACCTGATCGAATTGCAGTTCGGACAGGGCCGCAACTGGCCGCTTGGCTCGGCGCTGTCGATCACGGTCA